A region from the Triticum aestivum cultivar Chinese Spring chromosome 3D, IWGSC CS RefSeq v2.1, whole genome shotgun sequence genome encodes:
- the LOC123080560 gene encoding uncharacterized protein, translating into MAAAPAQVLPPAKRWKKDPNFLETSPVHPANAVTADWPSLPPDIVRHIADSFLATNDLDWYVDLRAVCHNWRSATDDPKDSTSDPRFLLRRWIILDEVFQSDMRRLLVNTATGRFLHKELHALRHYHVVATTLCGLFVLADRSPPHAARVFNPLTGDIIRFAVPVPPEVQVTAAVCFDFSSPLLSLFFDSCCKMHIASPHSSDAQVYDFDPSVYSFFRRAVGGGLVGRWWEFAGTTDLALKICKVGQSLGVNLSKFFSGARCLPMEFVGQMLIIIKGQQFFHVLRFKTESAELLHVETICNHAIFIGRHRCLAVDAHMFPSIEANCIYYTEHQGSSAHIWKYNIKDRKADRISEAVDFVKQDKQFVLIGDRPSTIIQLLSSYTISTRDSEMAGAVKLDD; encoded by the coding sequence ATGGCGGCCGCGCCCGCTCAAGTTCTTCCGCCGGCCAAGAGGTGGAAGAAGGACCCCAATTTCCTGGAAACCTCACCGGTCCATCCGGCCAATGCGGTGACCGCAGACTGGCCCTCGCTCCCGCCCGACATCGTCCGCCACATCGCCGACTCCTTCCTCGCCACCAACGACCTAGATTGGTACGTGGACCTGCGCGCCGTCTGCCACAACTGGCGCTCCGCCACCGACGACCCCAAGGACAGCACCTCGGACCCCCGGTTCCTGCTTCGCCGGTGGATTATCCTCGACGAGGTCTTCCAGAGTGACATGCGCCGCCTCTTGGTCAACACCGCCACTGGCCGGTTCCTCCACAAGGAGCTCCACGCGCTCCGCCACTACCACGTGGTCGCCACCACTCTCTGCGGCCTCTTCGTCCTGGCCGACAGGAGCCCTCCTCACGCCGCTCGTGTCTTCAACCCTCTCACCGGCGATATCATCCGTTTCGCGGTGCCCGTGCCGCCCGAGGTGCAGGTCACCGCCGCCGTCTGCTTTGACTTCTCTTCGCCCTTGCTCTCCTTGTTCTTCGACTCATGTTGCAAGATGCACATAGCCAGTCCTCACAGTTCTGACGCCCAAGTCTATGACTTTGACCCTTCAGTTTACAGTTTCTTTCGTAGGGCGGTCGGAGGTGGTTTGGTCGGCCGTTGGTGGGAATTTGCCGGAACAACTGACTTGGCTCTCAAGATCTGCAAAGTGGGGCAGTCGCTTGGCGTCAATCTGTCGAAGTTTTTTTCTGGTGCCCGGTGTTTACCAATGGAATTTGTTGGACAGATGCTGATCATCATCAAGGGACAACAATTCTTCCATGTCTTAAGATTCAAAACCGAGAGCGCCGAGCTTTTGCATGTGGAGACCATCTGCAACCATGCCATCTTCATTGGTCGTCATAGGTGCCTTGCTGTGGATGCTCACATGTTTCCATCCATAGAGGCAAACTGTATCTACTACACTGAACACCAGGGCTCGTCTGCCCACATCTGGAAGTACAACATCAAGGACCGAAAAGCAGACAGGATCTCAGAAGCTGTCGATTTTGTGAAGCAGGACAAGCAGTTTGTCCTGATCGGCGACCGTCCTTCCACGATCATCCAGCTTCTGTCGAGCTACACCATCAGCACCCGGGATTCTGAAATGGCTGGCGCCGTTAAACTTGATGATTGA
- the LOC123080559 gene encoding uncharacterized protein, translated as MAEEAAAPLLHGLPDEIVVWEILIRLDPKSLLRCRAVRRAWRCATSARRFLLAHHARQPTLPIVFGDRYRNILALDHRASADAQLHTIARLDEDFMLEASCDGLLLLSKFDHIVGFRTYLSVCNPATSQHASLRPLSGFDILGMYPHSPTGEYRLLLQRMNYMDSSEYQIGFYVFGLGSNEAPRYIGCSETKLALAFFNVPVRLRDSLHWYPLEYRTESDHLEYEEESKLVVTVFDTIAESFRQMRAPLVSTNSSIFKVDDMLGICNCNQALEIVDIWVLQDYQSEVWDLKYRIELRLDELTKLRGELEGLDGDGNWSLTAASGDGDVLLLVSFSHWSFGHWLFYVDTDGELVASFQDLYACKHRFKQTLVPHDLFTTLEGHAVGASPLI; from the coding sequence AtggcggaggaggccgcggcgcCTCTCCTCCACGGGCTCCCAGATGAGATCGTGGTATGGGAGATCCTCATCCGCCTCGACCCCAAATCCCTCCTCCGCTGCCGCGCAGTCCGCCGCGCCTGGCGCTGCGCCACCTCCGCCCGCCGCTTCCTCCTCGCCCACCACGCCCGCCAGCCAACCCTCCCCATCGTCTTCGGCGACAGATACCGTAACATCCTTGCCTTGGATCACCGGGCCTCCGCTGACGCCCAACTCCACACCATCGCCCGGCTTGACGAGGACTTCATGCTGGAGGCCTCCTGcgatggcctcctcctcctctccaagtTTGACCACATTGTTGGCTTTCGCACCTACCTCTCCGTCTGCAACCCGGCCACGAGTCAGCATGCCTCCCTGAGGCCACTGTCAGGTTTTGACATCTTGGGGATGTACCCACACAGCCCTACCGGTGAGTACCGTCTGTTACTGCAACGGATGAACTACATGGACTCGTCTGAATATCAAATTGGCTTCTATGTCTTTGGGTTGGGCTCCAACGAGGCACCGAGGTACATCGGGTGCTCAGAGACCAAATTAGCGTTGGCGTTCTTCAATGTACCTGTCCGGCTGCGTGATAGCTTGCATTGGTACCCACTGGAGTACCGGACTGAAAGCGACCATTTGGAGTATGAAGAAGAAAGCAAACTGGTGGTAACAGTATTCGACACCATAGCTGAGTCGTTTCGGCAGATGCGTGCTCCACTTGTTTCCACCAATTCATCTATCTTTAAGGTGGATGACATGCTTGGCATCTGTAACTGTAACCAGGCCTTGGAAATTGTTGATATATGGGTGCTGCAGGACTACCAAAGTGAGGTTTGGGACTTAAAGTACCGGATTGAATTGCGGCTCGACGAACTCACAAAACTCAGGGGGGAGCTTGAAGGCCTTGATGGTGATGGCAATTGGAGTCTGACCGCTGCTTCGGGTGATGGTGACGTGCTCTTGCTGGTCAGTTTCAGTCACTGgagttttggtcactggctgtttTACGTTGACACTGATGGCGAACTGGTTGCTAGCTTCCAAGACTTATATGCCTGTAAACATCGGTTCAAACAAACTCTTGTTCCACATGATTTGTTCACGACACTAGAAGGTCATGCTGTGGGCGCCTCACCACTCATTTGA